In the bacterium genome, ACAATCCTACCAATCCTTTCATCAGCCCTTTTAATTGGATTTAAGACTGTTGTACCTGCCTTCAAAGAACCTGAATACACCCTAAAAAACGACAATGTTCCAACATGAGGGTCAACGGCTATTTTGAAGACTAATGCAGCAAAGGGATCTTTTGTATCTGGCTTTCTTTCCAAACTTACAGATTCATCTACTGGATCATGACCTTGAACTGCCCCTCTGTCATTTGGAGATGGTAAATATCTACAAATCACATCAAGCAGTGGCTGAATCCCTTTGTTTTTTAATGATGCTCCAACTAGTACAGGAAAAATTTTGTTCTCAATTGTAGCCTTTCTCATGACAGGATAAATTTCTTCAGGAGTGATTTCCTCGCCAGCAAAAAACTTTTCAATCAATCCATCATCAAATTCAGCAATCTTTTCAATCATTTTTGTCCTCCATTCATTTGCAGTTTCAATCATATCTGCAGGAATTTCAGTAATCGTCATTTCCTTGACATCATCTTTGCCATATTCATAAACTTTCATAGTCACCAAGTCAATTATTCTGTACAAATCTGACTCTGCACCAATAGGAATTTGGATAGCTATAGCATCTTTTGACAGTCTAGCTTTTATAGAATCTAGTGACTTATAAAAACTTGAACCAATAGAGTCAAGTTTGTTTACATAGCAAACTCTAGGTACTTTGTATTCGTTTGCTTGTCGCCAAACAGTTTCCGACTGAGGCTCAACCCCCATCTTGCCATCAAAACAAACTACAGCTCCATCCAAAACTCTCAACGACCTTTGAACTTCAGCAGTAAAGTCTACATGACCGGGTGTATCTATAATATTTATCCTATGAGCTTTTCCATCGGTATTCCAAAAGCAAGTAGTTGCAGCTGACTGAATAGTGATACCTCTTTCTCTTTCCTGTTGCATGAAATCCATCTCAGCAGCACCCTCATGTACTTCGCCTAATTTATGTTTCCTCCCTGTGAAGTATAGTATTCTTTCTGTAGTTGTAGTTTTACCAGCATCAATATGAGCTATGATACCGATATTTCTATATAAGTTTAAGTCTTTGACTTGTGTATAATCTATTGCGTTCGCCATATATTTTGTTTAAGGAATTTTCAGAATTTCTAAAGAAAAATAAAAGTATATAAAAGTATAAAAGTAAAATTGATTATATCCTATTTTATCTGTGAATTCTATCAATACAAAATAGAAACACGTCATCTATTCTAGCATTAAATTTGAATAATTCAATAACAATCAATGAAAAAGAGAGTGTATTAAAGAAAGTAGTACATTCATCTTACCAGTACTAGCTAGAGATGCATTGATACTAATACTAACATCCGTACTCCCCAAAACTCCTGCTATACTCTCTTTCGATACGGTTAGCATGTAGCTACTACCTGTTAGGTTTGCATTTGATACACAACTTACACTACTTCCTGTTGCTGGTGTAGGTGTACATGTAAAGTTTGGTATAGTAACCTTATCTCCTACTTCCGTTACCACAACTACTGTAGGCTTGGTACTGTTCGTACTTGATAAGATTTCTACACGGGTACTTGTTTGTATAACTAAATTCAATACAGTCGATCTTGCTGATTCTTGTCCTGATCCATTTGTATCAGTATAACTGAGTACATAACTAGCATTTGTTACTGGGAATATCAAATTCAATGTGACTGGTCCAGTAGTTGTACATGTATAAGTTGTGAGTAGGTCATTACCACTATACACTTTTAGAGTATTTCCTACTTCACTACATATCAAGCTTACATCTGGTGTATTGTCTGATGTGACATTGTCAGTAGAAGATATACCTGTATCGCTACTAGTTAGCAGGTCAATCATTACAGGTTGAGTTGGTGGGGTACTTTCACTTACATACACATTGAAATTTTTGTCAAATACTCCCCCTAGGTTATCTGTTACTCTGATACATAGACTGTAGATACTTTTCGTTTCATAGTCTGGTTGTACATTTAGTCTTAGGTTGTTTGTTGATATATTGAAACTTCCATCATCTAATCCTGGTACTGCACATGATAGGGAGTATGTATATGGTGAGTCTCCTTCTGCATCTGTTGCTGTCAGTACTCCAACTAGGTATGGTGATACTATACTCTCTGTTACTACATTATTACTTAGGCTTATGTCAGTAGGATCTTCGTTAGTATAGGTTACAAATACATCTACTATTGAATTTGTATCCCCAGGAACGAGGTTGTTAGCATCGGAAGTGAATGTTACAAATCTTCCGTCTGCAGAAATTGAAGAGAATCCAGAAAAATTATTTCCTTCTACTCCACTACTACTTACCGATACTCTTTCTACAGTATCAGTATCTCGATCATATACAAAAATATCCTCAGTAACATTGGCATCACCAGGGACTAAATTGTTAGCATCAGAAGTGAATGTTACAAATCTTCCATCTGTAGAGATTGAAGGTACATATGAGTAGTCATTACCTTCTACCCCAGTACCACTTACTGATACTCTTTCTATATTGTCAGTATCTCGATCATATACAAATACATCTGCCATTGAATTCGTATCTCCAGGAACTAAATTGTTAGCAGCAGAAGTGAATGTTACAAATCTTCCATTTGTAGAAATTGAAGGTTCATATGAACCATCATTACCCTGTACTCCACTACTACTTACCGATACTCTTTCTACAGTATCAGTATCTCGATCATATACAAAAATATCCTCAGTAACATTGGCATCACCAGGGACTAAATTGTTAGCATCAGAAGTGAATGTTACAAATCTTCCATCTGCAGAAATTGAAGGTTCATATGAATCAATATTACCCTGTACCCCACTACTACTTACCGATACTCTTTCTACAGTGTCAGTATTTTGATCATACACAAAGATATCATCTCTAGCATTTGTATCTCCAGAAACTAAATTGTCAGCTCGTGAAGTAAATGTTACAAATCTTCCATCTGCAGAAATTGAAGGTTGATATGAAACATGATTACCCTCTACCCCAGTACCACTTACTGATACTCTTTCTATACTATCAGTATCTCGATCATACACAAAAATATCAGCTCTAGCATTTGTATCACCAGGGACGAGGTTATTAGCAGCAGAATAGAATGTTACAAATCTCCCATCTGCAGAAATTGAAGATTCATATGAGTAGTCATTACCTTCTACCCCAGTACCACTTACTGATACTCTTTCTATACTATCAGTATCTCGAT is a window encoding:
- the fusA gene encoding elongation factor G; this translates as MANAIDYTQVKDLNLYRNIGIIAHIDAGKTTTTERILYFTGRKHKLGEVHEGAAEMDFMQQERERGITIQSAATTCFWNTDGKAHRINIIDTPGHVDFTAEVQRSLRVLDGAVVCFDGKMGVEPQSETVWRQANEYKVPRVCYVNKLDSIGSSFYKSLDSIKARLSKDAIAIQIPIGAESDLYRIIDLVTMKVYEYGKDDVKEMTITEIPADMIETANEWRTKMIEKIAEFDDGLIEKFFAGEEITPEEIYPVMRKATIENKIFPVLVGASLKNKGIQPLLDVICRYLPSPNDRGAVQGHDPVDESVSLERKPDTKDPFAALVFKIAVDPHVGTLSFFRVYSGSLKAGTTVLNPIKRADERIGRIVMLHANSREDVQEVRAGDIAAIIGLKDTGTGETLSDPSSPIILETIRFANPVVSLAIEPKTKSDQEKMGEALNKLTKEDPTFKVTVNQETGQTIISGMGELHLEIKVDIMQRDYGINVNVGKPQVAYKETITGTADQEGKYIKQSGGRGQYGHCRIRIEPNVGKGFEFVDAIKGGSIPREYIKPIQDGCEKALGNGVIGGFPTSDVKVELYDGSYHDVDSSSEAFERAGSMAMRAALKAAKPVLLEPMMTVVVTVPTQYAGDVTGALSSKRGMIEGMDALDGDIQSVKAKVPLSNMFGWTMELRSMTSGRGASTMEFDSYSIVPNGLVAELLGDRLKKDASEEE
- a CDS encoding PD40 domain-containing protein, whose protein sequence is MKTLLKLTTYTLLLLGIFTLPTYAATTRYVERISVDSTGVQGNDGSYLSSTSTDGRFVTFTSDANNLVPGDTNARADIFVYDRDTDSIERVSVSGTGVEGNDYSYESSISADGRFVTFYSAANNLVPGDTNARADIFVYDRDTDSIERVSVSGTGVEGNHVSYQPSISADGRFVTFTSRADNLVSGDTNARDDIFVYDQNTDTVERVSVSSSGVQGNIDSYEPSISADGRFVTFTSDANNLVPGDANVTEDIFVYDRDTDTVERVSVSSSGVQGNDGSYEPSISTNGRFVTFTSAANNLVPGDTNSMADVFVYDRDTDNIERVSVSGTGVEGNDYSYVPSISTDGRFVTFTSDANNLVPGDANVTEDIFVYDRDTDTVERVSVSSSGVEGNNFSGFSSISADGRFVTFTSDANNLVPGDTNSIVDVFVTYTNEDPTDISLSNNVVTESIVSPYLVGVLTATDAEGDSPYTYSLSCAVPGLDDGSFNISTNNLRLNVQPDYETKSIYSLCIRVTDNLGGVFDKNFNVYVSESTPPTQPVMIDLLTSSDTGISSTDNVTSDNTPDVSLICSEVGNTLKVYSGNDLLTTYTCTTTGPVTLNLIFPVTNASYVLSYTDTNGSGQESARSTVLNLVIQTSTRVEILSSTNSTKPTVVVVTEVGDKVTIPNFTCTPTPATGSSVSCVSNANLTGSSYMLTVSKESIAGVLGSTDVSISINASLASTGKMNVLLSLIHSLFH